The following coding sequences are from one Deinococcus apachensis DSM 19763 window:
- a CDS encoding M16 family metallopeptidase, which yields MTSPTLKRTLPNGLTLLLEPDPGAQTVAAGYFVATGARDERREEMGASHFLEHLLFKGSERLSAAELNERLDELGGHANAFTGDEATVYHAATLPEQAPELMDTLTELMRPALRPADIEPERDVILEEIAMYAEQPAVRVADELRADYWGGNPLGHSVLGTPETVRALTREALARNHRERYGADRVTLAVVGAFDPEWVLAWAGEELRGWPAGAPRPPAEPAPIPPAPGTVRTIRDDRLARVQVALALPGLPAAHPLREAAVVLAELVGGENGLLYWALLDTGLADSADLAHLEFRDVGTFEGGFSCDTERAQAVLDAYLAVLAGVPETLTETTVRRAARKLAVGNLLRAETPQGRLFALGMEHLALGRPLSTDELVDRAARVTLEDVRAVLDLCPLTRPTVVALGPGIEVT from the coding sequence GTGACGTCCCCCACCCTGAAGCGCACCCTGCCCAACGGCCTGACCCTCCTCCTCGAACCGGACCCCGGGGCGCAGACGGTCGCCGCCGGGTACTTCGTGGCGACCGGGGCGCGCGACGAGCGCCGGGAGGAGATGGGGGCCTCGCACTTCCTGGAACACCTGCTGTTCAAGGGGTCGGAGCGGCTGAGTGCTGCCGAGCTGAACGAGCGGCTGGACGAACTCGGCGGCCACGCCAACGCCTTCACGGGCGACGAGGCGACCGTCTACCACGCCGCGACCCTGCCCGAGCAAGCGCCCGAACTGATGGACACGCTGACCGAACTTATGCGCCCCGCACTGCGCCCCGCCGACATCGAGCCCGAGCGCGACGTGATCCTGGAAGAAATCGCCATGTACGCCGAGCAGCCCGCCGTGCGTGTGGCCGACGAGCTGCGGGCCGACTACTGGGGTGGGAATCCGCTGGGGCATTCGGTCCTGGGGACGCCCGAGACGGTGCGGGCGCTGACCCGGGAGGCTTTGGCGCGCAATCACCGCGAACGCTACGGGGCGGACCGGGTGACGCTGGCGGTCGTGGGCGCCTTCGACCCGGAATGGGTGCTCGCCTGGGCGGGGGAGGAGTTGCGGGGTTGGCCCGCCGGGGCTCCGCGTCCGCCCGCTGAGCCAGCCCCCATTCCGCCCGCGCCCGGCACCGTCCGCACCATCCGGGACGACCGTCTGGCCCGCGTGCAGGTCGCGCTCGCCCTGCCCGGCCTCCCTGCCGCCCACCCGCTGCGCGAGGCCGCCGTGGTGCTGGCCGAACTCGTCGGCGGTGAGAACGGGCTGCTGTACTGGGCGCTGCTCGACACCGGGCTGGCCGACTCCGCCGACCTCGCCCACCTGGAATTCCGCGACGTGGGCACCTTCGAGGGCGGCTTCTCCTGCGACACCGAACGGGCACAGGCGGTGCTGGACGCCTACCTGGCCGTCCTGGCGGGCGTGCCGGAGACGCTAACTGAAACCACCGTGCGCCGCGCCGCGCGCAAGCTGGCGGTCGGCAACCTGCTCCGCGCCGAGACCCCACAGGGCCGTCTCTTCGCGCTGGGCATGGAACACCTTGCGCTGGGGCGGCCCCTGTCTACAGACGAACTCGTGGACCGTGCCGCGCGGGTGACCTTGGAAGACGTGCGGGCCGTCCTCGACCTCTGCCCGCTGACCCGGCCCACGGTCGTCGCACTGGGACCGGGCATTGAAGTGACCTGA